One region of Streptomyces sp. CG4 genomic DNA includes:
- a CDS encoding immunity 49 family protein, translated as MPTRVSRPPNASGHPDLDRFRQELNARTVKDVEDLEGYPERFGMIFHRAQSRGFMLCLDDPKAELLETWEAWVMAMQVGSALFASATAPEGSTVEHLIAHKIRSIPAGGPKHFTDAGTWLEAFWLAVVCRDQDRMTQLCQVPIETLRASGAVFEEYIYDWVETLQTYWLERPGLGEKLTAAFDGTDPDRLRVIDREMMLKVLYPPINLFYRFISRDPVKFNEALVQALELHKEYWTADPEREESGGGDIPLAVLAITCLAYDAGRPIEVESEYLPEHLLKRSWLGEFPT; from the coding sequence ATGCCGACGCGTGTTTCGCGCCCGCCGAATGCAAGTGGTCACCCGGATCTGGACAGGTTTCGGCAGGAGCTCAATGCGCGAACCGTCAAGGACGTCGAAGATCTTGAAGGTTATCCGGAGCGTTTCGGCATGATATTTCACCGGGCTCAGTCCCGGGGATTCATGCTATGCCTGGACGACCCCAAGGCCGAGCTCCTGGAAACCTGGGAGGCCTGGGTCATGGCCATGCAGGTCGGCTCGGCTCTCTTCGCCTCCGCCACGGCTCCTGAGGGATCCACGGTCGAGCACCTGATCGCCCACAAGATCCGCTCCATTCCGGCCGGCGGCCCGAAGCACTTCACTGACGCCGGCACCTGGCTGGAGGCCTTCTGGCTGGCGGTCGTCTGCCGTGATCAGGACCGGATGACCCAGCTCTGCCAGGTGCCGATCGAGACCCTCCGTGCCTCGGGCGCGGTCTTCGAGGAGTACATCTACGACTGGGTGGAGACTCTTCAGACGTACTGGCTGGAGCGGCCCGGGCTCGGTGAGAAGCTGACCGCGGCCTTCGACGGGACCGATCCCGACCGGCTGCGGGTCATCGACCGCGAAATGATGCTGAAGGTTCTCTATCCGCCGATCAACCTCTTCTACCGCTTCATCAGCCGGGATCCCGTGAAGTTCAACGAGGCCCTGGTGCAGGCGCTTGAGCTTCACAAGGAGTACTGGACAGCTGATCCCGAGCGCGAGGAGTCGGGAGGCGGTGACATCCCGCTCGCGGTACTCGCGATCACTTGCCTCGCCTACGACGCCGGCCGTCCCATCGAGGTCGAGTCCGAGTATCTGCCCGAGCACCTGCTGAAGCGCAGCTGGCTCGGCGAATTCCCCACATGA
- a CDS encoding NmrA/HSCARG family protein produces MLTVAVTGATGAQGGATARALRAAGHHVRALTRRPDSAAADALRALGAEIRHADFDDRASLDAALTGADALFAVTTPFGTDTATEVRQGRTLVDAAAAARLGHVVLTSAAHADRGTGIPHYDSKYEIERHLRASGVPWTVIAPAAFMDNYTADWTLAGLREGAFGWPMPADRPFALIPAADIGAFAALAFGRRKEFTGRRIDIASDTRTAAEIAAALTTATGHPITHHEVALDHVRTHSADLAAMFAYFTTTGLDVDAPALRRAYPEVGWTTFAEWAAGKDWGTLLGQ; encoded by the coding sequence ATGCTCACCGTCGCCGTCACCGGCGCCACCGGCGCCCAGGGCGGAGCCACCGCCCGTGCTCTGCGGGCCGCCGGCCACCACGTCCGCGCCCTGACCCGCCGCCCCGACTCGGCGGCCGCCGACGCCCTGCGCGCCCTCGGCGCCGAGATCCGCCACGCCGACTTCGACGACCGCGCCTCCCTCGACGCGGCCCTGACCGGCGCGGACGCGCTCTTCGCGGTCACGACCCCCTTCGGCACCGACACGGCGACCGAGGTCCGGCAGGGCAGAACCCTCGTCGACGCCGCCGCGGCCGCCCGCCTCGGGCACGTCGTCCTCACCTCCGCCGCCCACGCCGACCGCGGCACCGGCATCCCGCACTACGACAGCAAGTACGAGATCGAGCGGCACCTGCGCGCCTCCGGCGTGCCCTGGACGGTGATCGCCCCGGCCGCCTTCATGGACAACTACACCGCCGACTGGACCCTGGCCGGACTGCGCGAGGGCGCCTTCGGCTGGCCCATGCCCGCGGACCGGCCCTTCGCCCTGATCCCCGCCGCGGACATCGGCGCGTTCGCCGCGCTGGCCTTCGGCCGCCGGAAGGAATTCACGGGCCGTCGTATCGACATCGCCTCGGACACCCGCACCGCGGCCGAGATCGCGGCCGCCCTCACCACCGCCACGGGCCATCCGATCACCCACCACGAGGTCGCCCTCGACCACGTCCGCACCCACTCCGCGGACCTGGCGGCCATGTTCGCGTACTTCACCACCACAGGCCTCGACGTCGACGCCCCTGCTCTGCGCCGGGCATATCCGGAGGTCGGCTGGACGACCTTCGCGGAGTGGGCGGCTGGGAAGGACTGGGGGACGTTGCTGGGTCAGTAG
- a CDS encoding alpha/beta fold hydrolase: MRNRPAGQVAHSTVRPNPETGRQAPIRTFLHTADGVPIDFVYDPGTLVYETLPDALRSPVRGLVFVVAHGFTGDVDRPHVRRVAGVLARYGAVVTFSFRGHGRSGGRSTVGDREILDLAAAVEWARGRGHARVATVGFSMGGSVVLRHAALRPGTTDAVVSVSAPARWYYRGTAPMRRLHWLVTRPEGRLVGRYGLRTRIHHRDWDPVPLSPVQAVPRIAPAPLLIVHGDRDGYFPLDHPRMLAEAAGDHGELWVEPGMGHAEHAADDALLARIADWAVGAAG, translated from the coding sequence ATGAGGAACCGTCCGGCAGGTCAAGTGGCGCATTCCACCGTTCGTCCGAATCCCGAGACAGGCAGACAGGCCCCTATCCGGACGTTTCTGCACACCGCCGACGGGGTTCCGATCGATTTCGTATACGACCCGGGCACCCTCGTATACGAAACACTCCCGGACGCCCTCCGTTCGCCCGTCCGTGGCCTGGTGTTCGTCGTCGCGCACGGCTTCACCGGGGACGTGGACCGTCCGCACGTACGAAGGGTGGCGGGCGTCCTGGCCCGTTACGGCGCGGTCGTCACCTTCTCCTTCCGGGGCCACGGGCGCTCCGGGGGCCGGTCCACGGTCGGCGACCGGGAGATCCTGGACCTCGCTGCCGCCGTCGAGTGGGCCCGTGGCCGCGGGCACGCGCGCGTGGCGACGGTCGGTTTCTCCATGGGTGGCTCGGTGGTCCTGCGCCACGCGGCCCTGCGCCCCGGCACGACGGACGCGGTGGTCTCGGTCAGCGCCCCCGCCCGCTGGTACTACCGCGGCACGGCCCCCATGCGCCGGCTGCACTGGCTGGTCACCCGCCCCGAGGGCCGCCTGGTCGGCCGCTACGGCCTGCGCACCCGCATCCACCACCGCGACTGGGACCCGGTGCCCCTGTCGCCGGTGCAGGCGGTCCCCAGGATCGCCCCCGCTCCCCTGCTGATCGTGCACGGCGACCGCGACGGCTACTTCCCCCTCGACCACCCCCGGATGCTCGCCGAGGCGGCCGGTGACCACGGGGAACTGTGGGTGGAGCCGGGCATGGGCCACGCTGAGCACGCGGCGGACGACGCGCTGCTGGCCCGGATCGCGGACTGGGCTGTCGGTGCGGCGGGCTAG
- a CDS encoding LacI family DNA-binding transcriptional regulator → MAKVTRDDVARLAGTSTAVVSYVINNGPRPVAPATRERVLAAIKELGYRPDRVAQAMASRRTDLIGLIIPDARQPFFGEMAHAVEQAASERGKMVLVGNTDYIGEREVHYLRAFLGMRVSGLILVSHALNDLAAAEIDAWDARVVLLHERPEAIDDVAVVTDDLGGAQLAVRHLLEHGYEYVACMGGTAETPAVGDPVSDHVEGWKRAMAEAGLPIEGRLFEAPYNRYDAYRVALEILSGPRRPPAIFCSTDDQAIGLLRAARELRIDVPGELAVAGFDDIKEAALADPPLTTVASDRSAMARAAVDLVLDDGLRVAGSRRERLKTFPSRLVVRTSCGCGS, encoded by the coding sequence GTGGCCAAGGTGACTCGGGATGACGTGGCACGGCTGGCTGGAACCTCCACCGCCGTCGTCAGTTATGTCATCAACAACGGACCCCGGCCGGTCGCCCCGGCCACGCGCGAGCGTGTCCTCGCGGCGATCAAGGAACTGGGGTACCGGCCCGACCGGGTGGCCCAGGCGATGGCCTCGCGCCGCACCGACCTCATAGGCCTGATCATCCCGGACGCCCGTCAGCCCTTCTTCGGCGAGATGGCGCACGCGGTCGAGCAGGCCGCCTCCGAGCGCGGAAAGATGGTCCTGGTCGGCAACACCGATTACATCGGCGAACGCGAGGTCCACTATCTGCGCGCCTTCCTGGGCATGCGCGTCTCCGGGCTCATCCTCGTCTCCCACGCCCTGAACGACCTGGCCGCCGCCGAGATCGACGCCTGGGACGCCCGGGTGGTGCTGCTGCACGAGCGGCCCGAGGCCATCGACGACGTCGCCGTGGTCACGGACGACCTGGGCGGCGCCCAGCTCGCCGTACGCCATCTGCTGGAGCACGGCTACGAGTACGTCGCCTGTATGGGCGGTACGGCGGAGACGCCGGCCGTCGGCGACCCGGTCTCCGACCACGTCGAGGGCTGGAAGCGGGCCATGGCCGAGGCGGGCCTGCCCATCGAGGGCCGGCTGTTCGAGGCGCCGTACAACCGCTACGACGCGTATCGCGTCGCCCTGGAGATCCTCTCCGGGCCGCGCCGCCCGCCGGCGATCTTCTGCTCCACCGACGACCAGGCGATCGGCCTGCTGCGGGCCGCGCGCGAGCTGCGCATCGACGTGCCCGGCGAGCTGGCGGTGGCCGGCTTCGACGACATCAAGGAGGCGGCGCTCGCCGACCCGCCGCTGACCACGGTCGCCTCGGACCGCTCGGCGATGGCCCGCGCGGCGGTCGACCTGGTCCTGGACGACGGGCTGCGGGTGGCGGGCTCGCGCCGTGAGCGGCTGAAGACGTTCCCGTCCCGGCTGGTGGTGCGGACGTCCTGCGGCTGTGGGAGCTGA
- a CDS encoding DUF6177 family protein — translation MTKDVIALTPKMPDLRTLLAGLFAGGPGLGVNGARDGAVVQLCSPDGRPLVSVEAPVLVHVPGEIERLLRCAAPGGPVWWTEARASAAIAEAGRLAGSFAGRLATVLGGEVWPPKAATTEVVPLTTDMTAIPVPLTEAPAVDVLTEATAVVIQDRPVVALTSWLSDAFRTASDADRSLQIVTPPTARLTLPTRTALRGLPNRWVIQDPEHGCYDGLSGAVLQWQGGTFSPVRNEHGAASVAAPFATAADTGDRQLLLAVRTRHRPTATLVLGRALEAVWRHLTGAPPAGWSTAEPVNLPWSTRQITELARARAPRPTLLIAVGDPERPGLATVRVRRTPAGVEEEITLGLGYGCDEQPPLDAIASLAEALDAEHGLVTLLTSLRAARRDLMVPARIEAPPVPVAFTLGGAETDAVGRRRAEHPPAGPEPLHLGRALHYPLGDGTDAGAWGRLKRLTEDLKRG, via the coding sequence GTGACGAAAGACGTCATCGCGCTCACCCCCAAGATGCCTGACCTGCGCACGTTGTTGGCGGGTCTCTTCGCGGGCGGCCCCGGTCTCGGCGTGAACGGTGCGCGTGACGGTGCCGTCGTCCAGCTGTGCTCACCGGACGGACGGCCCCTTGTCTCCGTGGAGGCACCGGTCCTGGTCCATGTGCCCGGCGAGATCGAGCGACTCCTGCGGTGCGCGGCGCCCGGCGGACCGGTGTGGTGGACGGAGGCACGCGCCTCCGCCGCGATCGCCGAGGCCGGCCGGCTCGCAGGTTCCTTCGCCGGACGCCTGGCCACCGTCCTGGGCGGGGAGGTCTGGCCCCCAAAGGCCGCCACGACCGAGGTCGTGCCCCTCACCACGGACATGACCGCGATCCCCGTCCCGCTCACCGAAGCCCCGGCGGTCGACGTTCTCACGGAGGCGACTGCCGTCGTCATCCAGGACAGGCCGGTGGTCGCGCTGACCAGCTGGCTGTCGGACGCCTTCCGGACCGCTTCGGACGCCGACCGTAGTCTGCAGATCGTCACCCCGCCCACGGCGCGGCTGACCCTGCCCACCCGCACCGCCCTGCGCGGTCTGCCGAACCGGTGGGTGATCCAGGATCCGGAGCACGGCTGCTACGACGGGCTGTCCGGCGCCGTACTCCAATGGCAGGGCGGCACCTTCAGCCCCGTTCGGAACGAGCACGGCGCGGCCTCGGTGGCCGCGCCCTTCGCGACGGCCGCCGACACCGGTGACCGCCAGCTCCTGCTCGCTGTGCGCACCCGGCACCGGCCGACCGCGACCCTTGTCCTCGGACGCGCCCTGGAGGCCGTCTGGCGCCACCTGACCGGCGCCCCGCCCGCCGGCTGGAGTACCGCCGAACCGGTCAATCTGCCCTGGTCCACGCGGCAGATCACCGAACTCGCCAGGGCTCGTGCGCCGAGGCCCACCTTGCTGATCGCCGTCGGGGACCCCGAACGCCCGGGCTTGGCCACGGTCCGCGTACGGCGCACCCCGGCGGGAGTGGAGGAGGAGATCACCCTGGGGCTCGGCTACGGCTGTGACGAGCAGCCGCCGCTCGACGCGATCGCATCACTTGCCGAGGCGCTCGACGCCGAGCATGGCCTGGTCACCCTGCTGACCTCACTGCGTGCCGCCCGCCGGGACCTGATGGTGCCGGCACGCATCGAGGCACCGCCCGTACCGGTGGCGTTCACGCTCGGCGGAGCCGAGACGGACGCGGTCGGGCGTCGGCGCGCCGAACACCCGCCGGCCGGCCCGGAGCCGCTGCACCTGGGGCGTGCCCTGCACTACCCGCTGGGCGACGGCACGGACGCCGGCGCCTGGGGAAGGCTGAAGCGACTGACGGAGGACCTCAAGCGGGGCTGA
- a CDS encoding response regulator transcription factor — protein MSPAEGDRDPQRILIVDDEPAVREALQRSLAFDGYDTEVAVDGADALEKATVYKPDLVVLDIQMPRMDGLTAARRIRGAGDTTPILMLTARDTVGDRVTGLDAGADDYLVKPFELDELFARIRALLRRSSYAAAVSAAAQEDEALTFGDLRMDLATREVTRGGRQVELTRTEFTLLEMFMAHPRQVLTREQILKAVWGFDFEPSSNSLDVYVMYLRRKTEAGGEPRLVHTVRGVGYVLRQGGAE, from the coding sequence ATGAGCCCCGCCGAAGGCGACCGTGACCCCCAGCGCATCCTGATCGTCGACGACGAGCCGGCGGTACGCGAGGCGCTCCAGCGCAGCCTCGCGTTCGACGGGTACGACACGGAGGTGGCCGTCGACGGCGCGGACGCGCTGGAGAAGGCCACCGTCTACAAGCCCGACCTGGTCGTCCTGGACATCCAGATGCCCCGTATGGACGGCCTGACGGCGGCCCGCCGCATCCGCGGCGCCGGCGACACCACCCCGATCCTCATGCTCACGGCCCGCGACACGGTGGGCGACCGGGTGACCGGACTCGACGCGGGCGCCGACGACTACCTGGTCAAGCCCTTCGAACTGGACGAACTCTTCGCCCGGATCCGCGCCCTGCTGCGCCGCAGCTCGTACGCGGCCGCGGTGTCGGCCGCGGCCCAGGAGGACGAGGCGCTGACCTTCGGCGACCTGCGCATGGACCTCGCGACCCGCGAGGTCACCCGGGGCGGCCGCCAGGTCGAACTGACCCGTACGGAGTTCACCCTGCTGGAGATGTTCATGGCGCACCCGCGCCAGGTCCTCACCCGCGAGCAGATCCTGAAGGCAGTCTGGGGCTTCGACTTCGAGCCGAGCTCGAACTCCCTGGACGTCTACGTCATGTACCTGCGCCGCAAGACCGAGGCCGGCGGCGAGCCGCGCCTCGTGCACACCGTGCGGGGCGTGGGGTACGTCCTGCGCCAGGGCGGCGCCGAGTGA
- a CDS encoding DUF1416 domain-containing protein, which yields MCGAKAGGPDASTIKPGETTIQGQVTRDGEPVKGYVRLLDSTGEFTAEVPTSATGQFRFYAAEGTWTLRALVPGATADRTVVAQQGGLAEVAIAI from the coding sequence ATGTGTGGAGCGAAGGCCGGCGGTCCGGACGCCTCGACGATCAAGCCCGGTGAGACCACGATCCAGGGCCAGGTGACCCGCGACGGCGAGCCGGTGAAGGGGTACGTCCGTCTCCTCGACTCGACCGGCGAGTTCACCGCGGAGGTTCCGACCTCGGCGACCGGTCAGTTCCGGTTCTACGCGGCCGAGGGCACATGGACCCTGCGGGCGCTGGTGCCGGGTGCGACTGCCGACCGCACGGTCGTCGCCCAGCAGGGTGGTCTGGCCGAGGTTGCCATCGCCATCTGA
- a CDS encoding MoaD/ThiS family protein has product MPKVTVRYWAAAKAAARVAEEPYDADTLADALAAVRARHPGELTRVLQRCSFLVDGHPVGTRAHETVRLAEGGTVEVLPPFAGG; this is encoded by the coding sequence ATGCCCAAGGTCACGGTGCGCTACTGGGCCGCCGCGAAGGCCGCGGCCCGGGTCGCCGAGGAGCCGTACGACGCGGACACGCTCGCCGACGCGCTGGCCGCCGTACGCGCGCGACACCCCGGTGAACTCACGCGCGTGCTGCAGCGATGCTCCTTCCTCGTCGACGGTCACCCCGTCGGGACCCGCGCGCATGAGACGGTACGGCTGGCCGAGGGCGGCACGGTCGAAGTGCTCCCGCCGTTCGCAGGAGGGTGA
- a CDS encoding MarR family transcriptional regulator encodes MTDPHRARLYEELATESRRYHAAFVLFNQAVADHLGLHPTDVQALSLLTVEPEPLTVRQIADLTGLTTGSATRLVDRLERGGYVARTPDARDRRRVLVTPVPERLARVAAVWDELGRTWQTLLDDHSEDELKAITRHMRRANDLSRTQIQRLRTLPKPG; translated from the coding sequence ATGACCGACCCGCACCGGGCCCGGCTGTACGAGGAGCTGGCGACGGAATCGCGCCGCTACCACGCGGCGTTCGTGCTGTTCAACCAGGCCGTCGCCGACCACCTGGGCCTGCACCCCACCGACGTACAGGCGCTGAGCCTGCTGACCGTCGAGCCCGAGCCGCTCACCGTCCGGCAGATCGCCGACCTGACCGGCCTCACCACGGGCTCGGCCACCCGGCTGGTGGACCGGCTCGAACGCGGCGGCTATGTGGCCCGTACGCCGGACGCGCGGGACCGCCGCCGGGTGCTGGTCACACCGGTGCCGGAGCGCCTCGCGCGCGTCGCCGCGGTCTGGGACGAGCTGGGCCGCACCTGGCAGACCCTGCTCGACGACCACAGCGAGGACGAGCTGAAGGCGATCACCCGCCATATGCGCCGCGCGAACGACCTGAGCCGCACCCAGATCCAGCGCCTGCGCACCCTGCCGAAGCCCGGCTGA
- a CDS encoding response regulator transcription factor produces the protein MSSLLLLTNALQPSTEVLPALGLLLHNVRVAPAEGPALVDTPGADVILVDGRRDLPQVRSLCQLLRSTGPGCPLVLVVTEGGLAAVTADWGIDDVLLDTAGPAEVEARLRLAMGRQQIVNDDSPMEIRNGDLSVDEATYSAKLKGRVLDLTFKEFELLKYLAQHPGRVFTRAQLLQEVWGYDYFGGTRTVDVHVRRLRAKLGPEHESLIGTVRNVGYRFVTPEKADRSGEKTDRSAEKAKAGADRAKAEDADASAVPSGEEIHADV, from the coding sequence ATGAGTTCTCTGCTGCTCCTGACCAACGCCCTCCAGCCGTCGACGGAGGTGCTCCCCGCCCTCGGCCTGCTTCTGCACAATGTGCGGGTCGCCCCGGCCGAGGGCCCCGCCCTGGTCGACACCCCGGGCGCCGACGTGATCCTCGTCGACGGCCGCCGTGATCTGCCGCAGGTGCGCAGCCTGTGCCAGCTGCTGCGCTCCACCGGCCCCGGATGTCCGCTGGTCCTCGTCGTCACCGAGGGCGGTCTCGCCGCCGTCACCGCCGACTGGGGCATCGACGACGTGCTTCTCGACACCGCGGGGCCCGCGGAGGTGGAGGCACGGCTGCGGCTGGCCATGGGCCGGCAGCAGATCGTCAACGACGACTCCCCGATGGAGATCCGCAACGGCGACCTCTCCGTGGACGAGGCGACGTACAGCGCGAAACTCAAGGGGCGGGTCCTCGACCTCACCTTCAAGGAGTTCGAGCTGCTGAAGTACCTCGCCCAGCACCCGGGCCGGGTCTTCACCCGCGCCCAGCTGCTGCAGGAGGTGTGGGGCTACGACTACTTCGGCGGCACCCGGACGGTCGACGTGCACGTACGGCGCCTGCGCGCCAAGCTCGGCCCGGAGCACGAGTCGCTGATCGGCACCGTACGGAACGTCGGTTATCGATTCGTTACGCCCGAGAAGGCCGACCGGTCCGGTGAGAAGACCGACCGCTCCGCGGAGAAGGCCAAGGCCGGGGCGGACCGGGCAAAGGCGGAAGATGCGGACGCTTCCGCCGTGCCGAGCGGCGAGGAGATCCACGCGGACGTCTAG
- a CDS encoding sensor histidine kinase, which yields MSKLVRRYRALPIRARLAMLVAAAVAFAVAAVSVTCWFIVQGKLYDLVDKDLQNSSQHPVRAGQVLDLLAACPQKPTDSSNAWPGRTTLYSQLIKADGTACVSQDSPGVVRTTPADRAIVGRDTSQGGILRNGTDTNGNPVRVLTMPLVVGTDTGLQSYPGAAWMTAVPLANTEKTLNDLALILLLVSGIGVVGAGAAGLAVARAGLRPVDKLTEAVEHVARTEDLAVRIPVEDDSEDEIARLSRSFNSMTTALAGSRDLQQQLIADAGHELRTPLTSLRTNIELLTRSEETGRPIPPEDRKALLASVKAQMTELASLIGDLQELSRSEGQQGERVQVVSFQETVEAALRRARLRGPELTITADLEPWYVRAEPTALERAVVNILDNAVKFSPGSGTVEVRLSEGVLTVRDHGPGVPEDELPHVFDRFWRSPSARALPGSGLGLSIVARTVRQAGGEVTLSPANGGGTVATVRLPGAPTPPPETPEAAAGTPAG from the coding sequence GTGAGCAAGCTGGTACGGCGGTACCGCGCACTGCCCATCCGGGCCCGGCTGGCGATGCTGGTCGCGGCGGCGGTGGCGTTCGCGGTGGCGGCGGTCTCGGTGACGTGCTGGTTCATCGTGCAGGGGAAACTGTACGACCTGGTCGACAAGGATCTGCAGAACTCGTCGCAGCATCCCGTGCGCGCCGGACAGGTGCTCGACCTGCTGGCGGCCTGCCCGCAGAAGCCGACGGACTCCTCCAACGCCTGGCCGGGCCGCACCACCCTCTACTCGCAGTTGATCAAGGCGGACGGCACGGCCTGTGTCTCGCAGGACTCCCCGGGCGTGGTGAGGACCACCCCGGCCGACCGGGCGATCGTCGGGCGCGACACCAGCCAGGGCGGCATTCTCCGCAACGGCACGGACACCAACGGGAACCCGGTCCGGGTGCTCACCATGCCGCTCGTGGTCGGCACGGACACCGGGCTCCAGTCGTATCCCGGTGCCGCCTGGATGACCGCCGTCCCGCTCGCGAACACCGAGAAGACCCTCAACGACCTCGCGCTCATCCTGCTGCTCGTCTCCGGGATCGGCGTCGTGGGAGCCGGTGCCGCGGGCCTCGCCGTGGCCCGTGCGGGGCTGCGCCCCGTCGACAAGCTCACCGAGGCCGTGGAGCACGTGGCGCGGACCGAGGACCTCGCCGTCCGGATCCCGGTGGAGGACGACAGCGAGGACGAGATCGCCCGCCTCTCCCGCTCCTTCAACTCGATGACCACCGCGCTGGCCGGCTCCCGCGACCTCCAGCAGCAGCTGATCGCCGACGCCGGCCATGAACTCCGTACGCCTCTGACGTCGTTGCGGACGAACATCGAACTCCTCACCCGCAGCGAGGAGACCGGCCGGCCCATCCCGCCGGAGGACCGCAAGGCCCTGCTCGCCTCGGTGAAGGCCCAGATGACCGAACTGGCCTCGCTGATCGGCGACTTGCAGGAACTGTCCCGCTCGGAGGGGCAGCAGGGCGAGCGCGTCCAGGTGGTGTCGTTCCAGGAGACGGTCGAGGCGGCGCTGCGCCGCGCCCGGCTGCGCGGCCCGGAGCTGACGATCACGGCGGACCTGGAGCCCTGGTACGTACGGGCGGAGCCCACCGCGCTGGAGCGGGCGGTCGTCAACATCCTCGACAACGCGGTGAAGTTCAGCCCCGGCAGCGGCACGGTCGAGGTGCGGCTGAGCGAGGGCGTCCTGACCGTCCGCGACCACGGTCCCGGCGTCCCCGAGGACGAACTCCCGCACGTCTTCGACCGCTTCTGGCGCTCCCCCAGTGCCCGCGCCCTGCCGGGCTCCGGCCTCGGCCTGTCGATCGTGGCCCGCACGGTCCGGCAGGCGGGCGGCGAGGTCACCCTGTCCCCCGCGAACGGCGGCGGCACGGTGGCGACGGTACGACTGCCGGGCGCGCCGACACCGCCGCCGGAGACACCGGAGGCGGCCGCCGGGACGCCGGCCGGCTGA
- a CDS encoding trypsin-like peptidase domain-containing protein, with amino-acid sequence MTESQGNDAQRYPQYPQQHSSYSAPASHSAPVGPEWPPPPPYQPPMDPAPHKRRGNRGPVALLAAVAIVAAAVGGGTAYAFQELTGKDTVATAGPSTHVVPAGKKGDVAAIAAAVSPSVVEVQAALGNGSSTGSGVIITGDGEIVTNNHVISGAQSVKVRTSDGKSYTAEVVGTDSSKDLALIKLRGASGLKPASLGNSSGVQVGDSVVAIGSPEGLTGTVTSGIVSALNRDVTVSTDESQGQGGDGSWPFQFGGRQFNGDTGSSTTTYKAIQTDASLNPGNSGGALIDAGGNVIGINSAMYSSSQQSSSSSDAGSIGLGFAIPVNTVKSDLAKLRAGTKS; translated from the coding sequence ATGACCGAGAGCCAGGGCAACGACGCGCAGCGGTATCCGCAGTACCCGCAGCAGCACTCCTCCTACTCCGCTCCCGCGAGCCACTCCGCTCCCGTGGGCCCTGAGTGGCCGCCCCCGCCGCCGTACCAGCCTCCCATGGACCCGGCCCCCCACAAGCGCCGGGGCAACCGGGGTCCGGTCGCCCTCCTCGCGGCCGTCGCGATCGTCGCGGCGGCGGTCGGCGGCGGCACCGCGTACGCCTTCCAGGAACTGACCGGCAAGGACACGGTCGCCACCGCCGGCCCGAGCACCCATGTGGTGCCGGCCGGCAAGAAGGGCGACGTCGCGGCGATCGCGGCCGCGGTCAGCCCGAGCGTGGTCGAGGTCCAGGCGGCCCTCGGCAACGGCTCGTCCACCGGCTCCGGCGTGATCATCACCGGTGACGGCGAGATCGTCACCAACAACCACGTCATCTCCGGCGCGCAGTCCGTCAAGGTGCGCACCAGCGACGGCAAGAGCTACACCGCCGAGGTCGTCGGCACCGACAGCTCCAAGGACCTCGCGCTGATCAAGCTGCGGGGCGCCTCCGGTCTGAAGCCCGCGTCCCTCGGCAACTCGTCGGGCGTCCAGGTCGGTGACTCGGTCGTCGCGATCGGCTCCCCCGAGGGCCTGACCGGCACCGTCACCAGCGGTATCGTCTCCGCGCTCAACCGGGACGTGACCGTCTCCACCGACGAGAGCCAGGGCCAGGGCGGCGACGGCAGCTGGCCGTTCCAGTTCGGCGGCCGTCAGTTCAACGGCGACACCGGTTCGTCGACGACGACGTACAAGGCGATCCAGACCGACGCGTCCCTCAACCCCGGCAACTCCGGTGGCGCGCTGATCGACGCCGGCGGGAACGTCATCGGCATCAACTCCGCGATGTACTCGTCGAGTCAGCAGTCCTCGTCGTCCTCCGACGCGGGCAGCATCGGCCTCGGCTTCGCGATCCCCGTCAACACCGTCAAGTCCGACCTGGCGAAGCTGCGGGCGGGCACCAAGAGCTAA